A genomic segment from Amycolatopsis camponoti encodes:
- a CDS encoding LLM class F420-dependent oxidoreductase: MELGFHLPIFDIDGGTTAIAGELARVGSAAEAAGATWLSFMDHYFQIEPTGLPAESNMLEGYTTLGFLAAHTSTIELGLLVTGVTYRHPGLLAKIVTTLDVVSGGRAALGIGAAWYEREHRGMGVPFPPIAERFERLEETLRICGQMWDPENNGPFEGKHYQLAETLCSPQPISRPKVLIGGGGERKTLRLVAQYGDACNLFASSPEDVAHKLDVLRGHCDDVGRDYDAIRKTVLANNPRPTPETRDDFVRAMADYAKLGIQAAIITPTTGSPAAWIEGMAPAVPQLADLG; the protein is encoded by the coding sequence ATGGAGCTCGGTTTCCACCTCCCCATCTTCGACATCGACGGCGGGACCACCGCCATCGCCGGTGAGCTCGCCCGGGTGGGCAGCGCCGCGGAGGCGGCCGGGGCGACCTGGCTGTCCTTCATGGACCACTACTTCCAGATCGAGCCGACCGGCCTGCCCGCCGAGTCGAACATGCTGGAGGGCTACACCACCCTCGGCTTCCTCGCCGCGCACACGTCCACGATCGAGCTCGGCCTGCTCGTCACCGGCGTGACCTACCGGCACCCCGGCCTGCTCGCGAAGATCGTCACCACCCTCGACGTCGTCTCGGGCGGCCGGGCCGCGCTCGGCATCGGCGCGGCCTGGTACGAGCGCGAGCACCGGGGGATGGGCGTGCCGTTCCCGCCGATCGCCGAGCGGTTCGAGCGGCTGGAGGAGACGCTGCGCATCTGCGGGCAGATGTGGGACCCCGAGAACAACGGCCCGTTCGAGGGCAAGCACTACCAGCTCGCCGAGACGCTCTGCTCGCCCCAGCCGATCAGCCGGCCGAAGGTGCTCATCGGCGGCGGCGGGGAGCGCAAGACGCTGCGGCTCGTCGCGCAGTACGGCGACGCGTGCAACCTGTTCGCGTCGTCGCCTGAAGACGTGGCGCACAAGCTGGACGTGCTGCGCGGCCACTGCGACGACGTCGGCCGCGACTACGACGCGATCCGCAAGACGGTCCTGGCCAACAACCCGCGTCCGACGCCGGAGACCCGCGACGACTTCGTGCGCGCCATGGCCGACTACGCGAAGCTCGGCATCCAGGCGGCGATCATCACCCCGACCACGGGCTCGCCGGCCGCGTGGATCGAAGGGATGGCTCCCGCCGTACCGCAGCTGGCCGACCTCGGCTGA
- a CDS encoding cytochrome P450 — translation MEGDAVLEGTLARAKPVIRWGLGHALPRTVLRREARRGDLQGRMVVAAAGGRDLTGLFEEIRAAGPLARTRFGWMTTTHAAVREVLSSDDFRVGVIGSDGSPLGRLVEWSAGEHLHPVRPPSLLAVNPPEHTRYRKLVTGVFTARAVEQLRGRVQEIADGLLDGLDPGRPLDLVESYCGLLPVTVISEILGVPPSDLGKVLSLGAAAAPSLDLGLGWRTFRDVETALGEFDAWLGEHLDHLRRNPGKDLFSKLVAARDDGVGLTETELKSTAGLVLAAGFETTVNLLGSGIALLADDPGQLAVLRERPQLWGNAVEEVLRYDPPVLLTGRVATRATEVAGVPVPRGALVTTVLAGANRDPAVFADPGTFDVTREGARDHVAFGAGRHHCLGASLARMEGEIGLRTIFDRFPGLRVLPGGRRRETRILRGYESLPAVLAP, via the coding sequence ATGGAAGGGGACGCCGTGCTCGAAGGAACCCTCGCCCGCGCCAAGCCGGTGATCAGGTGGGGGCTCGGCCACGCGCTCCCCCGGACCGTGCTGCGCCGCGAAGCCCGGCGCGGCGACCTCCAGGGGCGGATGGTCGTCGCCGCGGCCGGCGGGCGCGACCTGACCGGGCTGTTCGAGGAGATCCGCGCCGCCGGCCCGCTCGCCCGCACCCGCTTCGGCTGGATGACCACGACGCACGCCGCGGTCCGGGAGGTGCTCTCCAGCGACGACTTCCGCGTCGGCGTCATCGGCTCCGACGGCTCGCCGCTCGGGCGGCTGGTCGAGTGGTCGGCCGGCGAGCACCTGCACCCGGTGCGGCCGCCGTCGCTGCTCGCGGTCAACCCACCCGAGCACACGCGCTACCGCAAGCTGGTCACCGGCGTGTTCACCGCGCGCGCCGTCGAGCAGCTGCGCGGGCGGGTCCAGGAGATCGCCGACGGCCTGCTCGACGGCCTCGACCCCGGCCGGCCGCTCGACCTCGTCGAGTCCTATTGCGGCCTGCTTCCGGTGACCGTCATCAGCGAGATCCTCGGCGTGCCGCCGTCCGATCTCGGCAAGGTGCTGTCGCTGGGCGCGGCGGCCGCCCCCAGCCTCGACCTCGGCCTGGGCTGGCGCACGTTCCGCGACGTCGAGACGGCGCTGGGCGAGTTCGACGCCTGGCTCGGCGAGCACCTCGACCACCTGCGCCGGAACCCCGGCAAGGACCTGTTCAGCAAGCTCGTCGCGGCCCGGGACGACGGCGTCGGCCTCACCGAGACGGAGCTGAAGTCCACCGCGGGCCTGGTGCTGGCGGCCGGCTTCGAGACGACGGTCAACCTGCTCGGCAGCGGGATCGCCCTGCTCGCGGACGACCCCGGGCAGCTCGCCGTGCTGCGCGAGCGGCCGCAGCTGTGGGGCAACGCCGTCGAGGAGGTCCTGCGGTACGACCCGCCGGTGCTGCTGACCGGCCGGGTGGCGACGCGGGCCACCGAGGTCGCCGGGGTGCCCGTGCCGCGCGGGGCGCTGGTGACGACGGTGCTGGCCGGCGCGAACCGCGACCCGGCGGTGTTCGCCGATCCGGGCACCTTCGACGTCACGCGGGAGGGCGCGCGCGACCACGTGGCGTTCGGCGCGGGACGTCACCACTGCCTGGGCGCGTCGCTGGCGCGCATGGAGGGCGAGATCGGGTTGCGCACGATCTTCGACCGGTTCCCCGGCCTGCGCGTGCTGCCCGGGGGCCGGCGCCGGGAGACGCGCATCCTGCGCGGCTACGAAAGCCTGCCGGCGGTGCTCGCCCCGTGA
- a CDS encoding YciI family protein, protein MAHYLLSVHGVEGEVREPPSEAAMRETQRRLGDVERDLKATGSWVFSARLDEPAAARVVREAVDGLLTTDGPFSEGKEHLGGFYLIEAADLDAALGWAGRVTAAIHAPIEVRPLAGFA, encoded by the coding sequence ATGGCGCACTACCTGCTGTCGGTGCACGGCGTCGAGGGTGAGGTCCGCGAACCGCCGTCCGAGGCGGCCATGCGGGAGACGCAGCGGCGGCTCGGCGACGTCGAGCGGGACCTCAAGGCGACCGGGTCCTGGGTCTTCAGCGCCCGGCTGGACGAGCCCGCCGCCGCGCGGGTGGTCCGCGAGGCCGTCGACGGGCTGCTGACCACCGACGGGCCCTTCTCCGAGGGGAAGGAGCACCTCGGCGGCTTCTACTTGATCGAAGCCGCCGATCTCGACGCCGCGCTCGGGTGGGCCGGGCGGGTCACCGCCGCGATCCATGCCCCGATCGAGGTGCGCCCGCTCGCCGGGTTCGCCTGA
- a CDS encoding alpha/beta hydrolase, giving the protein MKVVDGQRSAYRPPATFPPPLRRGPVLVTAAFAALGGALIPAASLAALWRVWQFYAMLFGLFAAVEFVAFVAVLGWPTRKTARAGAFVAAASLALWVASRPLGLLTRLDPWQPADTVVGFTDYAAAALQVIAVFGFLVVARRRAHPRPSTARRVSAWIVLFPVLLLVLATGAAGTVAAGDNVTGKTTSTLLDGSTVEYCRPDGIPLVMDITRPRPDARAAPVALFLHGGGLVFGNRKPAGPGALLAGSRLVPLRNALTARGFAVASIDYRLAPAARWPAPLADAKCAVRFLETNAAALNVDPARVTAVGTGTGGTLASLLGVTAVPGVKAVAALDAPAEFAFAGLDPLTRASILLALGRNPATLREASPLTYAGTGAPPFLIEGGRKSGELVDHLRAAGVRVTTGAGEPAEVADFLAVTLGA; this is encoded by the coding sequence ATGAAGGTCGTCGACGGGCAGCGCAGCGCGTACCGCCCGCCGGCGACCTTTCCGCCGCCGTTGCGACGCGGTCCGGTACTGGTCACGGCCGCTTTCGCCGCCCTCGGCGGTGCCCTGATCCCGGCCGCGTCGCTGGCCGCGCTCTGGCGGGTCTGGCAGTTCTACGCGATGCTGTTCGGCCTGTTCGCCGCCGTCGAGTTCGTGGCTTTCGTCGCGGTGCTCGGCTGGCCGACCCGCAAGACCGCCCGGGCCGGGGCGTTCGTCGCGGCCGCGAGCCTCGCGTTGTGGGTGGCGAGCCGGCCGCTGGGTCTGCTGACGCGGCTCGACCCCTGGCAGCCGGCGGACACCGTCGTCGGCTTCACCGACTACGCCGCGGCCGCGCTGCAGGTCATCGCCGTCTTCGGCTTCCTGGTCGTCGCGCGACGACGGGCGCACCCGCGGCCGTCGACCGCGCGGCGCGTGTCGGCGTGGATCGTGCTGTTCCCCGTGCTGCTGCTGGTGCTCGCGACCGGCGCGGCGGGAACGGTCGCGGCGGGCGACAACGTCACCGGCAAGACGACGTCGACGCTGCTCGACGGCAGCACGGTCGAGTACTGCCGTCCGGACGGGATCCCCCTGGTCATGGACATCACCCGCCCGCGCCCGGACGCCCGCGCCGCCCCGGTGGCACTCTTCCTGCACGGCGGCGGGCTCGTCTTCGGCAACCGCAAGCCGGCCGGCCCGGGCGCGCTGCTCGCCGGATCGCGGCTGGTCCCCCTGCGTAACGCCTTGACGGCGCGGGGGTTCGCGGTCGCCTCGATCGACTACCGCCTGGCACCGGCGGCGCGCTGGCCGGCACCGCTGGCGGATGCGAAGTGCGCGGTCCGTTTCCTCGAGACCAACGCGGCGGCACTGAACGTCGACCCGGCGCGCGTCACGGCGGTGGGCACGGGAACGGGTGGCACGCTGGCGTCGCTGCTCGGGGTGACCGCGGTGCCGGGGGTCAAGGCGGTGGCCGCCCTGGACGCCCCCGCCGAGTTCGCTTTCGCGGGCCTGGACCCGCTGACCAGGGCATCGATCCTGCTGGCGTTGGGCCGGAACCCGGCAACGCTGCGCGAGGCGAGCCCCCTGACGTACGCCGGCACGGGCGCGCCGCCGTTCCTGATCGAAGGCGGCCGCAAGTCGGGCGAACTCGTGGACCACCTGCGCGCGGCGGGCGTCCGGGTGACGACCGGCGCCGGCGAGCCGGCCGAGGTGGCGGACTTCCTGGCCGTCACACTGGGGGCATGA
- a CDS encoding ester cyclase yields MSEFDIPGPEVLAARQKLVLDHFRDEVAQDWDATLSTFPHPHYEVIATMTVHDGDGAVRGYYQDTRTAFPDQHHELIALRHSADAVVVEFWLLGTHLGPLGAIPATGSRFRVRMAAYFVFDADEKLVCERIYFDTLSMLKQLIGGVDKKNPKNWPLLLRVARGFFAMAGEEPDPRLVHTAEPDLRPV; encoded by the coding sequence ATGAGCGAGTTCGACATCCCCGGTCCGGAAGTCCTGGCGGCGCGGCAGAAGCTGGTGCTCGACCACTTCCGCGACGAGGTCGCTCAGGACTGGGACGCCACGCTCTCGACGTTCCCGCACCCGCACTACGAGGTGATCGCGACGATGACCGTCCACGACGGCGACGGTGCGGTCCGCGGCTACTACCAGGACACCCGCACCGCGTTCCCCGACCAGCACCACGAGCTGATCGCGCTGCGGCACAGCGCCGACGCGGTCGTCGTCGAGTTCTGGCTGCTGGGCACGCACCTCGGCCCGCTCGGCGCGATCCCGGCGACCGGGTCCCGCTTCCGCGTCCGCATGGCGGCGTACTTCGTGTTTGACGCCGACGAGAAGCTGGTGTGCGAGCGCATCTACTTCGACACGCTCTCGATGCTCAAGCAGCTGATCGGCGGGGTGGACAAGAAGAACCCGAAGAACTGGCCGCTGCTGCTGCGGGTGGCACGCGGCTTCTTCGCGATGGCGGGGGAGGAGCCGGACCCGCGGCTGGTGCACACCGCGGAGCCCGACCTCCGTCCCGTCTGA
- a CDS encoding GTP pyrophosphokinase — MTTDPAAEDLREAADELAVAGQLPRFLLMYKFAIEELMTKLRILSEEFDFVHRHDPIEHITSRVKRPEAIKEKVRRRGLGDDWIAAAHVLDDIAGIRVVCPFVSDVHQVARMLTAQDDVELLRTKDYIAKPKANGYRSLHLIVRIPVFLSDRVEKVKVEVQLRTIAMDFWAAVEHKLSYKYADSVPDDFAGELAAAARTAADLDARMAALHERIR, encoded by the coding sequence GTGACCACCGATCCGGCGGCCGAGGACCTGCGGGAGGCGGCCGACGAGCTCGCCGTCGCCGGGCAGCTCCCGCGTTTCCTGCTGATGTACAAGTTCGCCATCGAAGAGCTGATGACGAAACTGCGGATCCTCAGCGAGGAGTTCGACTTCGTCCACCGCCACGACCCGATCGAGCACATCACGAGCCGGGTGAAGCGGCCGGAGGCGATCAAGGAGAAGGTCCGCCGCCGCGGCCTCGGCGACGACTGGATCGCCGCCGCGCACGTCCTCGACGACATCGCCGGCATCCGGGTCGTCTGCCCGTTCGTCTCCGACGTCCACCAGGTTGCCCGCATGCTCACCGCGCAGGACGACGTCGAGCTGTTGCGCACCAAGGATTACATCGCCAAGCCGAAGGCCAATGGCTACCGCAGCCTGCACCTGATCGTCCGGATCCCGGTGTTCCTGTCCGACCGGGTCGAGAAGGTCAAGGTCGAGGTCCAGCTGCGCACCATCGCCATGGACTTCTGGGCCGCGGTCGAGCACAAGCTCTCGTACAAGTACGCCGACAGCGTCCCGGACGACTTCGCGGGCGAGCTGGCCGCCGCGGCCAGGACGGCGGCCGACCTCGACGCCCGGATGGCCGCCCTGCACGAGCGGATCCGCTGA
- a CDS encoding adenosylhomocysteinase gives MSASTHWALKHMPLTAAAVEEVAPVLAGRRLAMCLHVEPKTAALVTLLAGAGVEVTLTGSPGTTHDDVADALRDIGVVVHTRRADDDAEHARNVAAVLECEPDLTLDNGADLTLSLLASGTPAGYLGGTEETTTGGLRLREASVRHPVVVINDSRLKLLVENEFGVGQSVVQGFLNATNLMVPGMRAAVLGYGPCGKGVADTLSRLGARVAVCDTDPMRALQAILDGHRVGSAPDVLSDAQSVFTATGAPGVVGAPELAALPDGAVIAGVGHFAWEIDAAALRAATVRTVEYGAPGRRVGHVLADGREIVVLDRGRMLNLTAANGNSIQAMDLGLTLQVRSLAAVAAGGLAAEVQPVPAPVEHRIATDLVAELT, from the coding sequence ATGTCTGCCAGTACCCACTGGGCGCTCAAGCACATGCCGCTGACCGCGGCCGCCGTCGAGGAGGTCGCGCCCGTGCTCGCCGGGCGGCGGCTGGCGATGTGCCTGCACGTCGAACCCAAGACCGCGGCCCTGGTCACCCTGCTGGCCGGCGCCGGCGTCGAGGTCACGCTGACCGGGTCGCCCGGCACCACCCACGACGACGTCGCCGACGCGCTGCGGGACATCGGCGTGGTCGTGCACACCCGGCGCGCCGACGACGACGCCGAGCACGCCCGGAACGTCGCCGCGGTCCTCGAGTGCGAGCCGGACCTCACGCTCGACAACGGCGCCGACCTCACGCTCTCACTGCTGGCCTCCGGCACGCCCGCGGGCTACCTCGGCGGCACCGAAGAGACCACCACCGGCGGCCTGCGGCTGCGGGAGGCGTCCGTGCGCCACCCGGTCGTCGTGATCAACGACTCGCGGCTGAAGCTGCTGGTGGAGAACGAGTTCGGCGTCGGCCAGAGCGTCGTGCAGGGATTCCTCAACGCCACCAACCTGATGGTGCCGGGGATGCGTGCGGCGGTGCTCGGCTACGGGCCGTGCGGCAAAGGCGTCGCGGACACGCTTTCGCGCCTCGGCGCCCGGGTCGCCGTCTGCGACACCGACCCGATGCGCGCCCTCCAGGCCATTTTGGACGGTCACCGCGTCGGTTCCGCCCCGGACGTCCTGTCCGACGCCCAGTCGGTCTTCACGGCGACCGGCGCTCCCGGCGTCGTCGGCGCACCGGAGCTGGCGGCGTTGCCCGACGGCGCGGTGATCGCCGGGGTCGGGCACTTCGCGTGGGAGATCGACGCGGCGGCGCTCCGGGCGGCGACGGTCCGCACGGTCGAGTACGGCGCGCCGGGTCGCCGGGTCGGGCACGTGCTGGCCGACGGCCGGGAGATCGTCGTCCTCGACCGAGGCCGGATGCTCAACCTGACCGCGGCGAACGGCAACTCGATCCAGGCCATGGACCTGGGGCTGACCCTGCAGGTCCGCAGCCTGGCGGCGGTGGCCGCGGGCGGGCTGGCGGCCGAGGTCCAGCCGGTCCCGGCGCCGGTGGAGCACCGGATCGCCACGGACCTGGTGGCCGAGCTGACTTGA
- a CDS encoding TetR/AcrR family transcriptional regulator — protein MDGKTRRRGAELEDAILRAAADELAETGYPGLTMERVAQRAGTNKNAIYRRWPNRAALGVAAYRHLAEDTLKPPDTGGLREDALTLLRAINCGQSSPAARILRGLLTGVGDEPELREQLHEQAAEGAAKTWLTIVDRAVARGEARPEARNPRVATVALVLLRNEILTRGLTTVDDDVLVEIVDEVYLPLVGA, from the coding sequence ATGGACGGGAAGACCCGGCGCCGCGGCGCCGAGCTGGAGGACGCGATCCTGCGCGCCGCCGCGGACGAGCTGGCCGAGACCGGCTACCCCGGCCTGACCATGGAACGGGTCGCGCAGCGGGCCGGCACCAACAAGAACGCGATCTACCGCCGCTGGCCGAACCGTGCCGCGCTCGGTGTCGCCGCCTACCGCCACTTGGCCGAGGACACGCTCAAGCCACCCGACACCGGCGGCCTCCGCGAAGACGCGCTGACCCTGCTGCGGGCGATCAACTGCGGCCAGTCCTCCCCCGCCGCCCGGATCCTCCGCGGTCTCCTGACCGGCGTCGGCGACGAGCCGGAACTCCGGGAACAGCTCCACGAGCAGGCCGCCGAAGGCGCCGCGAAAACCTGGCTCACGATCGTCGATCGGGCCGTCGCACGCGGTGAAGCGCGTCCCGAAGCCCGAAATCCGCGCGTGGCCACCGTGGCGCTTGTGCTGCTCCGCAACGAAATTCTCACGCGCGGACTTACCACAGTGGACGACGACGTGCTCGTCGAGATCGTCGACGAGGTCTACTTGCCGCTGGTCGGCGCGTAG
- a CDS encoding TetR/AcrR family transcriptional regulator C-terminal domain-containing protein, with translation MTTRRGRPPRDADVLSRARILREALVLIDEEGLAAVSMRKLAHRLGVDPMSLYNHVDGKDALLDGVAEVLLATIPSPVAGAGLRETMSALAHGFRAAMLGHPRAAPLVLTRRLASMTALAPVEAVLGPLLAAGYPPDRAVHGLRAVLAFLIGTLMREVDVAPTFSGAGDEGRLADLSASGLPAVVAAAPYLAVCDHEAEFEFGLGILLDALAP, from the coding sequence GTGACGACCCGGCGGGGCCGTCCCCCCAGGGACGCGGACGTCTTGTCGCGCGCGCGGATCCTTCGCGAGGCGCTCGTGCTCATCGACGAAGAGGGCTTGGCCGCGGTCAGCATGCGGAAGCTCGCGCACCGGCTCGGCGTCGACCCGATGAGCCTGTACAACCACGTCGACGGCAAGGACGCCCTGCTCGACGGGGTCGCCGAGGTGCTGCTGGCCACGATCCCCTCGCCGGTCGCGGGAGCGGGCCTGCGGGAGACGATGTCCGCGCTGGCGCACGGGTTCCGGGCCGCGATGCTCGGCCATCCGCGCGCGGCGCCGCTCGTGCTGACCCGCCGGCTGGCGTCGATGACGGCGCTCGCCCCGGTGGAGGCCGTGCTCGGCCCGCTGCTCGCGGCGGGCTACCCGCCGGACCGCGCGGTGCACGGGCTGCGGGCGGTGCTGGCGTTCTTGATCGGGACGCTGATGCGGGAGGTCGACGTGGCGCCGACGTTCAGTGGTGCCGGCGACGAAGGCCGGCTCGCGGACCTCTCGGCGTCCGGACTGCCCGCCGTGGTCGCGGCGGCGCCGTACCTCGCGGTGTGCGACCACGAAGCGGAGTTCGAGTTCGGGCTGGGGATCCTGCTCGACGCGCTCGCGCCGTGA
- a CDS encoding immunity 8 family protein codes for MTTNGPARAEIRWLLTPDIEPESYVPEDPERFMFLVEMIAGPAGEKGEESFQFEVCSPGWLREQARNGPFPGRHLVIVDRFDWPALVAYFDDLVARCTGRDWSEVATKLSRYGHWEFEDYHA; via the coding sequence ATGACGACGAACGGCCCGGCCCGCGCGGAGATCCGCTGGCTGCTGACCCCGGACATCGAACCGGAGTCGTACGTCCCGGAAGACCCGGAGCGGTTCATGTTCCTGGTCGAGATGATCGCCGGGCCCGCGGGCGAGAAGGGCGAAGAGTCGTTCCAGTTCGAGGTCTGCAGCCCGGGTTGGCTGCGGGAGCAGGCGCGGAACGGGCCGTTCCCGGGCCGTCACCTCGTGATCGTCGACCGCTTCGACTGGCCCGCGCTCGTCGCCTACTTCGACGATCTCGTCGCGAGGTGCACCGGCCGGGACTGGTCGGAGGTCGCCACGAAGCTGAGCCGGTACGGACACTGGGAGTTCGAGGACTACCACGCCTGA
- a CDS encoding helix-turn-helix transcriptional regulator, whose product MPDATRAGLGEFLRSRRERLSPVALGLPDRRRRRTPGLRREEVAELAGIGVDWYIRLEQGRTVSPSSATVEALASALRLDDAERAHLRALARNPARTAFHRERVPEATRRLVEGLAQPAYVTGRRWDVLAWNPAAAALFTDFGVLAEADRNVLVYLLLDERARSLFGGGWAAQAEHAVAQFRAAHDLWAGDPAFTGLAARLREGCPDFAPWWDRHDVGRIGPGRKTLYRPAPEEFDYATFQANEDPALRLTIYAPTSGK is encoded by the coding sequence ATGCCGGACGCGACCCGGGCCGGGCTGGGGGAGTTCCTGCGGTCCCGGCGCGAGCGGCTGAGCCCGGTGGCGCTGGGGCTGCCCGACCGGCGCCGCCGCCGCACCCCGGGCCTGCGCCGCGAAGAGGTCGCCGAGCTGGCCGGCATCGGCGTCGACTGGTACATCCGGCTCGAACAGGGCCGCACGGTCAGCCCGTCGTCCGCGACGGTCGAAGCGCTCGCGAGCGCGCTGCGGCTCGACGACGCCGAACGCGCGCACCTGCGGGCCCTGGCGCGGAACCCGGCCCGCACGGCGTTCCACCGCGAGCGGGTGCCCGAGGCCACCCGGCGGCTCGTCGAGGGCCTGGCCCAGCCCGCCTACGTCACCGGCCGCCGCTGGGACGTGCTGGCCTGGAACCCCGCGGCGGCCGCCCTGTTCACCGACTTCGGCGTGCTGGCCGAAGCGGACCGGAACGTACTGGTGTACCTGCTGCTCGACGAGCGGGCGCGGAGCCTGTTCGGCGGCGGCTGGGCCGCGCAGGCCGAGCACGCGGTGGCGCAGTTCCGCGCCGCGCACGACCTGTGGGCCGGCGACCCGGCGTTCACCGGGCTGGCGGCCCGGCTGCGCGAGGGCTGCCCGGACTTCGCGCCGTGGTGGGACCGCCACGACGTCGGCCGGATCGGACCCGGGCGGAAGACGTTGTACCGGCCCGCGCCGGAGGAGTTCGACTACGCGACCTTCCAGGCGAACGAGGACCCCGCGCTGCGGCTGACGATCTACGCGCCGACCAGCGGCAAGTAG
- a CDS encoding alcohol dehydrogenase catalytic domain-containing protein, translating to MRAAVLEEFGKPLSVRELPDPVLGTGEILVDVVAAPVLPYAAEVFRGERDYLLTLPVVPGAGAVGRVRATGPDATRLAPGDWVLCDPVIRSRDDALTPDITLQGLSARGEGGLFLQRHFGHGAYAEQVLLPTENAIPLGAIDPGDAGRWTALALCLVPYGGLLAADLRPGETVLVSGATGNFGSAGVAVALAMGAACVVAPGRDEAALADLERRFGARVRTVRLTGDDTARLRAAAPGPIDVVLDLLPPSASTGPVRAAAMAVRERGRVVLMGGVGMLGGDDLALPYPWLMRNSVTVRGQWLHPRSANASLIALARAGLLDLGGFAVTEFGLADIAGALDHAASGRTRFALTVVRP from the coding sequence ATGAGAGCCGCAGTACTCGAAGAATTCGGCAAGCCGCTGTCCGTGCGCGAACTGCCCGACCCGGTGCTGGGCACCGGGGAAATCCTGGTCGACGTCGTCGCCGCGCCCGTGCTGCCCTACGCGGCGGAGGTGTTCCGCGGCGAGCGCGACTACTTGCTGACGCTGCCGGTCGTGCCCGGCGCCGGCGCGGTCGGGCGGGTGCGCGCGACCGGCCCGGACGCGACCCGCCTGGCCCCCGGCGACTGGGTGCTGTGCGACCCGGTCATCCGCTCCCGCGACGACGCGCTGACCCCGGACATCACCCTCCAGGGCCTGAGCGCCCGCGGTGAAGGCGGGCTCTTCCTGCAGCGCCACTTCGGCCACGGCGCCTACGCCGAGCAGGTCCTCCTCCCGACCGAGAACGCGATCCCGCTCGGGGCGATCGACCCGGGTGACGCGGGCCGCTGGACCGCGCTCGCCCTGTGCCTGGTGCCGTACGGCGGTCTGCTCGCCGCCGACCTGCGTCCCGGCGAGACCGTGCTGGTCAGCGGCGCCACCGGGAACTTCGGCAGCGCGGGTGTCGCGGTCGCGCTCGCCATGGGCGCGGCGTGCGTGGTGGCTCCGGGCCGCGACGAGGCGGCTTTGGCCGACCTGGAACGCCGGTTCGGCGCCCGCGTCCGGACCGTGCGGCTCACCGGCGACGACACCGCCCGCCTGCGCGCGGCGGCGCCCGGGCCGATCGACGTCGTCCTCGACCTGCTGCCGCCGTCGGCGAGCACCGGGCCCGTGCGCGCCGCGGCGATGGCGGTCCGCGAGCGCGGCCGGGTCGTGCTGATGGGCGGCGTCGGCATGCTCGGCGGCGACGACCTCGCCCTGCCCTACCCGTGGCTCATGCGCAACAGCGTCACGGTGCGCGGCCAGTGGCTGCATCCGCGGTCGGCGAACGCGAGCCTGATCGCGCTGGCCCGGGCCGGGTTGCTGGACCTCGGCGGGTTCGCCGTCACGGAGTTCGGTCTCGCCGACATCGCGGGCGCCCTCGACCACGCGGCGAGCGGCCGGACGCGGTTCGCCCTCACGGTGGTCCGTCCTTGA